The Periplaneta americana isolate PAMFEO1 chromosome 9, P.americana_PAMFEO1_priV1, whole genome shotgun sequence genome contains a region encoding:
- the LOC138706163 gene encoding peritrophin-1-like, giving the protein MSVKGWFGVLAVLHASYGGYSLPSYVQCPSMENTVQTTFFPDVCNCSQYYMCDNGVAHHMSCPPCLYFNPLNNVCDWTWNVDCQETVCPPDDCTSLPNPNDCRFYYECSGGELACKECPSGLYFNSDLRTCDVAANAGCAREDFSARAYVATCPSAIAPTCPPDGSAYFAHPHDTHWYYQCQDGVAWCKLCSPNEKWNPDTQRCEW; this is encoded by the exons ATGTCTGTTAAAG GTTGGTTTGGTGTGCTCGCTGTATTGCACGCTTCCTACGGCGGATATAGTCTGCCGTCTTATGTGCAGTGTCCGTCCATGGAGAATACGGTTCAGACAACCTTCTTCCCGGATGTGTGCAACTGCTCGCAGTATTACATGTGCGACAACGGCGTGGCCCATCACATGTCGTGTCCTCCATGCCTATACTTCAACCCCCTGAATAACGTGTGCGACTGGACCTGGAATGTGGACTGTCAGGAGACAGTCTGCCCGCCCGACGACTGCACCTCCCTGCCAAACCCCAACGACTGCCGCTTTTACTATGAGTGTAGCGGAGGAGAGTTGGCGTGCAAGGAATGTCCGTCAGGTCTGTACTTCAACTCCGATCTCCGGACCTGCGACGTCGCGGCCAACGCCGGCTGCGCCAGGGAAGATTTCAGCGCGAGGGCGTATGTCGCCACCTGTCCCAGCGCCATAGCCCCCACCTGCCCACCCGATGGCTCTGCATACTTCGCTCATCCTCACGACACCCACTGGTACTACCAATGCCAGGATGGAGTCGCGTGGTGCAAGCTGTGCAGCCCCAATGAGAAATGGAACCCGGACACACAACGCTGCGAGTGGTGA